The Candidatus Dadabacteria bacterium genome includes a window with the following:
- the ilvD gene encoding dihydroxy-acid dehydratase: MAEKSTRKKETPRKYSSIYVEGTHRAPSRSMLRAVGFTDRDFKKPVVGIASTWSMVTPCNMHIDQLARHGAAGANRAGGKSIIFNTITVSDGISMGTPGMRYSLVSREVIADSIETVAAGEGFDGIVAIGGCDKNMPGCLMAMARLNRPSVFVYGGTILPGNYRGKDVDIVSVFEAVGAHSNSDITDSELKEIESCAIPGPGSCGGMYTANTMASAIEALGMSLPNSSAQAAVSKDKVADCKNAGAAVLNLIKENITPRDIMTKKAFQNAITVVVTLGGSTNSVLHLLAMANAAGVRLTIDDFTRVGKKVPVLADLKPSGQYMMSDFCKIGGLTPLLRILLDEGFLHGDCMTVTGKTLKQNLRGVKRYPRGQKIVHPVKKPIKESAHIVILKGNIAPEGAVAKITGKEGDSFTGKAIVFNSEEQSLKAILGGRVKKGHVIVVRYEGPKGGPGMREMLAPTAAVMGKGLGGDVALITDGRFSGGTHGFVVGHITPEAVDGGALALIKNGDEITIDAKSREITLNVPNRELQKRRKAWKKPAAKEKAGVLAKYSRLVSSASQGAVTDRV; encoded by the coding sequence TTGGCAGAGAAAAGCACCAGAAAGAAAGAAACCCCGAGGAAATACTCTTCAATCTACGTGGAAGGAACACACAGGGCCCCTAGCCGCTCCATGCTGAGAGCGGTGGGATTTACAGACAGGGATTTCAAGAAACCCGTCGTGGGCATAGCGTCTACTTGGAGCATGGTAACGCCTTGCAACATGCATATAGACCAGCTCGCGAGACACGGGGCCGCGGGGGCGAACAGGGCCGGAGGCAAATCCATAATCTTCAACACGATTACCGTGTCCGACGGAATATCGATGGGAACCCCTGGAATGAGGTACTCACTCGTATCAAGGGAGGTCATAGCCGATTCCATTGAAACTGTGGCGGCGGGAGAGGGATTTGACGGCATCGTGGCCATAGGGGGATGCGACAAGAACATGCCCGGGTGCCTCATGGCTATGGCGAGGCTTAACAGGCCGTCTGTGTTCGTCTACGGCGGAACGATACTTCCCGGAAACTACAGAGGCAAAGACGTTGATATAGTTTCTGTATTTGAAGCGGTGGGAGCACACTCAAACAGCGACATCACCGATTCGGAACTCAAGGAAATAGAGTCCTGCGCGATTCCCGGACCCGGTTCCTGCGGGGGAATGTACACCGCGAACACCATGGCTTCAGCGATAGAAGCCCTCGGGATGAGTCTTCCCAACAGCTCCGCCCAAGCGGCGGTTTCAAAAGACAAGGTAGCGGACTGCAAAAATGCCGGGGCGGCGGTCTTGAACCTCATAAAAGAAAACATAACGCCGCGGGACATAATGACGAAAAAAGCCTTCCAGAACGCCATAACGGTAGTCGTGACGCTCGGGGGCTCAACCAACTCGGTGCTCCACCTGCTCGCTATGGCGAACGCCGCCGGGGTGCGTCTCACGATAGACGATTTCACAAGGGTCGGAAAAAAAGTTCCGGTGCTGGCCGACCTCAAGCCAAGCGGGCAGTACATGATGTCTGATTTCTGCAAGATAGGGGGACTGACTCCGCTTCTCAGGATTCTCCTTGACGAAGGCTTCCTGCACGGAGACTGCATGACCGTAACCGGCAAGACCCTGAAGCAGAACCTGCGGGGGGTTAAAAGATATCCAAGGGGGCAGAAGATAGTTCACCCAGTGAAGAAACCGATAAAGGAATCGGCCCACATAGTTATTCTCAAGGGAAACATAGCGCCTGAGGGAGCAGTGGCAAAAATAACGGGCAAGGAAGGGGACTCCTTTACCGGAAAGGCCATAGTGTTTAACTCCGAGGAGCAGAGCCTCAAGGCGATTCTCGGCGGCAGGGTGAAGAAAGGACACGTGATAGTGGTAAGGTACGAGGGTCCAAAAGGAGGGCCGGGAATGAGGGAGATGCTGGCCCCCACCGCGGCCGTTATGGGCAAGGGGCTCGGAGGAGACGTGGCGCTTATAACGGACGGCCGCTTCTCGGGGGGAACTCACGGCTTCGTCGTGGGACATATAACGCCCGAGGCGGTTGACGGCGGCGCCTTGGCGCTCATAAAAAACGGGGATGAGATAACTATTGACGCCAAAAGCAGGGAGATAACCCTGAACGTGCCGAACAGAGAGCTTCAAAAAAGAAGAAAAGCTTGGAAAAAGCCCGCGGCGAAGGAAAAAGCCGGCGTGCTCGCGAAATACTCAAGGCTTGTTTCCTCCGCTTCCCAGGGCGCAGTAACCGACAGGGTCTAG
- a CDS encoding ATP-binding protein, producing MLYPRHIEPRLTEALEDSPVVLIHGPRQCGKTTLAQMVCAPMYLKQHGTDSKQSQTNVPRAIRTSGYHYIDFDDSTVSKTAKKDPMGFVAALPERVILDEVQRVPEIFSALKIQVDRKRTPGRFVMTGSANVLQIPKLTDSLAGRMQIIRLYPLSQCELEDQSCPRFLDTLFGDGFRIETTERLGTNLFERIAAGGYPAALARPSERRQIAWYRDYLHQLQTDILDFSRISMPDSLPQLLESCATQTAGLFNLSSLASSFQLSRPAIGGYVRLLETSFLIERLLPWQNNRQSRLVKTPKLHIGDTGLACALLGVNAAGLEVDRPLLGQLLETFVFHELRRQAACRDDFMSFYHYRDRDRAEVDIVIERGTMEVAGVEVKASGTVTMADFRGLRRLRDAVGSRRFKGGVVLYDGEVSVGFGEGFYAVPLRMLWEKN from the coding sequence ATGCTTTATCCACGCCATATAGAACCACGCTTGACCGAGGCTCTTGAAGATTCGCCGGTCGTCTTGATTCACGGCCCCCGTCAATGCGGAAAAACAACTCTGGCACAGATGGTGTGTGCTCCCATGTATCTGAAGCAGCATGGAACCGATTCAAAGCAGAGCCAGACGAATGTGCCACGGGCAATAAGAACTTCCGGATATCACTATATTGATTTTGATGACAGCACAGTATCCAAAACCGCCAAGAAAGACCCTATGGGCTTCGTTGCCGCACTTCCCGAGCGCGTTATTCTGGACGAAGTGCAGCGCGTGCCCGAAATTTTCTCCGCTCTGAAGATACAGGTAGACCGAAAACGTACGCCCGGCCGCTTTGTAATGACGGGGTCCGCAAACGTGCTGCAGATTCCGAAACTTACAGACTCGCTTGCGGGCAGGATGCAGATAATTCGTCTGTACCCTCTTTCTCAATGTGAACTTGAGGACCAGTCTTGCCCCCGTTTCCTCGACACCCTCTTCGGAGACGGCTTCAGGATTGAGACAACAGAGCGTCTCGGCACAAATCTCTTCGAACGTATCGCGGCGGGAGGATACCCGGCCGCTTTAGCGCGACCGTCTGAACGACGGCAGATAGCGTGGTACAGGGATTATCTGCATCAATTGCAGACAGACATACTTGATTTCTCACGAATAAGCATGCCGGATTCGCTTCCGCAACTGCTGGAATCATGCGCGACCCAGACTGCAGGACTGTTCAACCTGTCAAGCCTCGCTTCATCATTTCAGCTGAGCCGACCGGCCATAGGAGGCTATGTGAGGTTGCTGGAAACTTCTTTCCTGATAGAGAGGCTGCTCCCATGGCAGAACAACCGCCAGAGCCGTCTTGTCAAAACGCCGAAACTTCATATAGGCGATACGGGCCTTGCCTGCGCCCTTCTGGGTGTAAATGCCGCTGGCCTCGAAGTTGACCGGCCGCTTCTGGGACAACTACTTGAGACATTCGTTTTCCATGAACTGCGACGCCAGGCAGCCTGCCGTGATGATTTCATGTCATTCTATCACTACCGGGACCGGGACCGCGCGGAAGTCGACATCGTTATTGAACGCGGAACCATGGAAGTGGCAGGTGTAGAGGTGAAGGCATCAGGAACGGTAACCATGGCCGATTTCCGAGGTCTGCGCAGACTCAGGGATGCTGTAGGCAGCCGCCGGTTCAAGGGAGGAGTGGTGCTCTACGACGGAGAGGTGTCAGTCGGATTCGGCGAAGGATTCTACGCGGTACCACTTCGCATGCTCTGGGAGAAAAATTAG
- a CDS encoding amino acid ABC transporter substrate-binding protein, whose protein sequence is MRATKFLAIIAVLFSFTVMADAGTLEDVKKRGKLNCIVSSGLAGFASPDGKGGWRGFDVDFCRAVAAAVLGSGDKVNFVPSTNRTRFAQLNAGEGDILFRNTTETLSRDADLKLTFLPVNYYDGQGFLVRRDLGVTSATQLAGASVCVQVGTTTELNLADYFRFNKMGYEHLNTGTNAESIIMYESKRCDVYTTDASALASTRAALKNPAEHIILPEIISKEPLGGAVRHGDDRWADIGKWVVNALIIAEEMGITQKNVADLAKKPGNNPGMNRFLGTEGNMGEMLGLDKDWAVNAVSAVGNYGEIFERHLGPKTPLALERGLNASWKSGGILYAAPIR, encoded by the coding sequence ATGAGAGCAACGAAGTTTCTGGCAATTATTGCCGTACTGTTTTCATTCACAGTCATGGCTGATGCCGGCACCCTTGAGGATGTGAAAAAGCGGGGCAAGCTCAACTGTATTGTTTCATCGGGCTTGGCCGGATTCGCTTCTCCAGACGGAAAAGGCGGCTGGCGGGGCTTTGACGTCGATTTCTGCCGCGCCGTAGCCGCCGCAGTGCTGGGAAGCGGGGACAAGGTGAATTTCGTACCGTCCACGAATAGAACGCGTTTTGCCCAGCTAAATGCCGGCGAAGGCGACATACTGTTCCGCAACACCACTGAAACGCTGAGTCGCGACGCTGACCTGAAACTGACCTTCCTGCCCGTTAACTACTATGATGGTCAGGGCTTTTTGGTTCGCAGAGATCTTGGGGTAACGTCGGCAACGCAGCTGGCCGGGGCTTCGGTGTGCGTCCAGGTCGGCACCACCACGGAACTTAACCTGGCGGATTACTTTAGATTCAACAAAATGGGATATGAGCATCTCAACACCGGAACCAACGCGGAGAGCATCATCATGTATGAAAGCAAAAGATGCGACGTGTACACCACCGACGCGTCGGCGCTGGCCTCTACGCGGGCGGCGCTGAAAAATCCGGCGGAACACATAATTCTTCCCGAAATCATTTCAAAAGAGCCGCTGGGCGGCGCGGTGCGCCATGGCGATGACCGCTGGGCTGATATCGGAAAGTGGGTGGTTAACGCGCTGATTATCGCAGAAGAGATGGGCATCACTCAGAAGAATGTCGCGGATCTCGCTAAAAAACCCGGAAATAATCCGGGCATGAACCGTTTCCTGGGCACCGAAGGCAACATGGGCGAGATGCTCGGTCTTGACAAGGATTGGGCCGTTAACGCGGTTTCAGCCGTAGGCAACTACGGGGAGATATTCGAAAGGCATCTGGGGCCCAAGACCCCTCTAGCGCTTGAAAGGGGGCTTAACGCTTCCTGGAAATCGGGGGGAATTTTGTACGCGGCGCCCATTCGCTGA
- a CDS encoding amino acid ABC transporter ATP-binding protein produces the protein MNEKTKSAAENYAVIMRDVHKWYGKFHVLKNINLNVGVGEKIVVCGPSGSGKSTLIRCINRLEEHQQGEIIVEGIELSHDIKNIESIRREVGMVFQHFNLFPHLTVLENCTLAPIWVRKMPLAEANAVAMKYLERVKIPEQANKYPGQLSGGQQQRVAIARSLCMKPRILLFDEPTSALDPEMIKEVLDVMIHLASEGITMICVTHEMGFARTVGDRVIFMDNGEIIEENNPDDFFLNPQHERTKLFLSQILDH, from the coding sequence ATGAATGAGAAAACAAAATCGGCCGCGGAGAACTATGCGGTAATAATGCGGGATGTGCATAAATGGTACGGCAAGTTCCATGTGCTTAAAAACATCAATCTTAATGTCGGAGTCGGGGAAAAAATCGTCGTATGCGGCCCATCGGGTTCGGGAAAATCAACGTTAATCAGATGCATCAATCGGCTGGAGGAACACCAGCAGGGAGAAATCATCGTTGAGGGAATAGAACTTTCCCATGATATCAAGAACATCGAGAGCATTCGGCGCGAGGTGGGCATGGTCTTTCAGCATTTCAACCTGTTTCCACACCTGACGGTGCTTGAGAACTGTACTCTTGCTCCAATATGGGTCCGCAAAATGCCTCTTGCGGAGGCGAACGCAGTTGCCATGAAATATCTGGAAAGAGTCAAGATTCCCGAGCAGGCGAACAAGTACCCGGGTCAGCTCTCCGGGGGCCAGCAGCAGCGCGTGGCGATAGCGCGAAGTCTCTGCATGAAACCCCGGATACTGCTGTTTGATGAACCCACGTCGGCACTTGACCCTGAAATGATCAAGGAAGTGCTGGACGTGATGATTCATCTGGCAAGCGAAGGGATTACCATGATATGTGTGACCCATGAAATGGGATTCGCAAGAACTGTAGGCGACCGCGTCATCTTCATGGACAACGGAGAAATAATCGAGGAGAACAACCCCGATGACTTCTTCCTGAACCCGCAGCATGAAAGAACGAAGCTGTTTTTAAGCCAGATACTGGATCACTGA
- a CDS encoding amino acid ABC transporter permease, producing MNKETYRVGEHPDLPPPRNVIGIYAWTRKHFFSSATNIVLTLLAIWFLIETVPALVDWLFLDAAFTGGSRDECSAKAGGACWAVIGERLNLFTYGFYPVAERWRVNLSFVLLIFTLIPILFEKAPYRKYALHIAVAFPFVTAWLLVGGLGLTPVETDQFGGFMLTLVIGITGIGFSLPIGILLALGRQSKLPAIQIFSIGFIEFIRGVPLITLLFVASTMLNYFLPPGVTFDLLLRVLIMVTLFASAYMAEVIRGGLQAIPKGQFEAADSMGLHYWSAMRLIILPQAMKISIPGIVNTFIGLYKDTTLVIIIGLLDPLGIGRASLADTRWTGLSTEVYLFVAIFFFISCFGMARYSQHLENKLETEHKR from the coding sequence ATAAACAAGGAAACCTACAGAGTTGGAGAACACCCCGATCTTCCGCCGCCTCGTAACGTAATAGGAATCTACGCCTGGACTAGAAAACATTTTTTCTCAAGTGCCACAAACATAGTCTTAACGCTTCTGGCGATCTGGTTCTTGATTGAAACCGTTCCCGCGCTTGTGGACTGGCTGTTTCTTGACGCGGCATTTACCGGGGGAAGCAGAGATGAATGCAGCGCCAAGGCTGGCGGTGCGTGCTGGGCGGTTATCGGCGAACGTCTTAACCTGTTCACCTATGGCTTTTACCCAGTCGCTGAGCGCTGGCGGGTGAATCTTTCATTTGTCCTGCTGATTTTCACTCTCATTCCGATACTCTTTGAAAAAGCGCCTTATCGCAAATACGCTCTTCATATCGCGGTCGCTTTCCCGTTCGTCACCGCATGGCTTCTGGTCGGAGGGCTAGGTCTTACGCCTGTCGAGACCGATCAGTTCGGCGGTTTCATGCTTACCTTGGTCATCGGGATAACCGGCATCGGGTTTTCACTGCCGATCGGGATCCTGCTGGCTCTGGGTCGTCAGTCGAAACTCCCCGCAATCCAGATATTCTCAATAGGCTTCATTGAGTTTATCCGCGGAGTACCGTTGATTACTCTTCTGTTCGTAGCTTCAACGATGCTCAATTATTTCCTCCCTCCGGGAGTGACTTTCGACCTTCTGCTGCGCGTACTGATCATGGTTACCCTTTTTGCGTCGGCGTACATGGCGGAAGTTATCCGTGGAGGTCTGCAGGCAATACCGAAAGGACAGTTCGAAGCCGCAGATTCAATGGGGCTTCACTACTGGTCCGCCATGAGACTGATCATATTGCCCCAGGCTATGAAGATTTCCATACCCGGCATAGTGAATACTTTTATCGGACTATACAAGGATACGACACTGGTAATTATTATCGGACTTCTGGATCCTCTCGGGATAGGCAGGGCGTCTCTCGCAGATACAAGGTGGACGGGGCTCTCAACCGAGGTTTATCTGTTCGTGGCAATATTCTTTTTTATTTCCTGTTTTGGGATGGCAAGATATTCACAGCACCTTGAAAACAAACTGGAAACCGAGCATAAAAGATAA
- a CDS encoding ABC transporter permease subunit (The N-terminal region of this protein, as described by TIGR01726, is a three transmembrane segment that identifies a subfamily of ABC transporter permease subunits, which specificities that include histidine, arginine, glutamine, glutamate, L-cystine (sic), the opines (in Agrobacterium) octopine and nopaline, etc.) gives MDPIAFLSRLWRDEHSRSVIIQVLAVVLIFGLFAYIVRNAVVNLEAIGKGFSFGYLREPASYDINQHLIEYTSRSTHFRAMLVGILNTLLVAVSGIVLATVLGFTLGVLRLSKNLLASRLAHIYIDYVRNVPVLLHILLVYGIIVNTLPVPREAQSLGDIAFLTNRGFFLPKPIFEPLFLVILGLFAAGIIFTIWFRRYAAGIQRKTGEYYPVFWISMGAVLGIPIVSYFLIGGPITFEMPALRGFNFSGGMVIRPEFTALWIALSLYTAAFIAEIVRAGIISVNYGQTEASLALGINHGRTLNLVVIPQALRVIVPPLTSQYLNLAKNSSLAIAIGYMDIVATIGGITLNQTGREMECMIIVLLLYLSLSLLISFAMNIYNKRIRLVER, from the coding sequence ATGGATCCAATAGCTTTTCTGTCTCGATTGTGGAGGGATGAGCATTCCCGATCCGTTATTATTCAGGTCCTCGCAGTCGTGCTGATCTTCGGCTTGTTCGCCTACATCGTAAGGAATGCCGTTGTCAACCTTGAGGCAATAGGCAAAGGTTTCAGTTTCGGCTATCTGCGGGAACCCGCAAGCTATGATATAAATCAGCATCTAATAGAATACACGTCCCGTTCCACTCACTTCCGCGCAATGCTGGTGGGAATTCTAAACACCCTTCTGGTGGCGGTAAGCGGCATCGTTCTGGCAACGGTTCTTGGATTCACGCTGGGCGTTCTGCGGCTGTCGAAAAACCTGCTGGCAAGCAGGCTTGCCCACATCTATATTGATTACGTAAGGAATGTACCGGTACTGCTCCACATACTCCTTGTATACGGGATCATAGTTAATACGCTTCCCGTGCCCAGAGAGGCGCAAAGTCTCGGCGATATCGCGTTTCTGACTAACCGCGGCTTCTTTCTTCCCAAACCGATTTTTGAACCTCTGTTTCTGGTGATTCTGGGCCTGTTCGCCGCGGGAATTATTTTCACAATATGGTTCCGCAGATATGCGGCGGGCATACAGAGAAAAACGGGAGAGTACTACCCGGTGTTCTGGATATCGATGGGGGCCGTGCTGGGAATTCCGATTGTCTCCTATTTTCTTATAGGCGGTCCGATCACGTTTGAGATGCCCGCGCTGAGGGGATTCAACTTTAGCGGAGGTATGGTGATCAGGCCTGAATTCACCGCACTCTGGATTGCGCTTTCCCTGTATACAGCCGCGTTTATCGCCGAAATAGTAAGGGCCGGCATCATCTCCGTCAATTACGGGCAGACCGAAGCGTCCCTGGCCCTTGGGATAAACCACGGCAGAACGCTTAATCTGGTCGTGATTCCCCAGGCGCTGAGGGTGATAGTACCGCCGCTTACCTCGCAATATCTTAACCTTGCCAAGAATTCATCTCTGGCTATCGCGATCGGCTACATGGACATAGTTGCCACCATCGGCGGCATTACGCTTAACCAGACGGGCAGGGAAATGGAATGCATGATTATCGTGCTGTTGCTGTATCTCTCATTATCCCTGCTAATATCCTTCGCGATGAACATCTACAACAAACGGATCAGGCTGGTTGAACGTTAG